The Jiangella sp. DSM 45060 genome contains the following window.
CGTCACACCGCCGCGACCCATCTCCTGGAGGGCGGCGCCGATCTGCGCAGCGTTCAGGAACTGCTCGGCCACGCCTCCCTCGGCACGACGCAGATCTACACCCACGTCTCGGTCGACCGGCTGCGCAAGGCGTACAAGCAGGCGCATCCGCGCGCCTGACGACGATGCTACCGACGGGGTGGCCCGCCGCACCTACGGCGTCGGGACGAGGTCAGGCCGCGGCCCGGCCCCCTCGCTGTGCCCGTCGGTACGCGAAGGCCGGACGCGAGAGTCGCGGATACCACGTGCGCCGCGAACAGCGTCCCTCTCCGGAGCGCCAGCCGTGCCCCGTCGCACCACCGACTCCGAGCGGCGCGCCCGAATGCGTCTGGCGCCGAAACGCCGGCGACACCTGTTCAGGCGGCGATGAGCTTGCTGTAGCGCTGGCGAGCGGCCTCACCGGACGTGCCGAGGTAGGAGCCGATCAGCCACCACGGAAGCCCGACGCGCCGTGCTTCGGTCACGGCCTCGACGATGTCGCGGTCGGCCTGGGCACGTGCTTGGACCGCTCGGTAGATGGCGCCCAATGACCGGGCGTCCTTGAAGCCGTCCGGATCGGGCTCGCGCTCCTCGATGCGGCGCGCGAGTTCGTCGGCGTGTTCCAGGGCCTCCTGGAGGGACATGGGCATGGGCATCACCGCAGGTGCTTCGGTCGGGCGGCCATCGCGTGAATGATCACTGGTCCACTGGTGGATTGGAGGACTGCTAGCTCCAGCAATCGGGCCGACCGGTCGGCCCCGATCAGCAGGAAGATCTGCTCGTCCTGCTCTTCGAAACTGATCGCGCAGCGGTAGGCGTGGAGCATGTCGTCGTCGGCGACCCCGTGTTTGCGGGCGCTGGGTGCGATGAATGGGGCTGTCAACGACGGTACTCCGGGCGGGCAGCCTTGGCAAGGTAACTTGTCGCGGCCGAGGCTGCGGGGAGCCAGGGCACAGGGTCGGTGACGCGGCCCGCGGCGTAGAGCATGAAGTGCAGGTGACAGCCGGTCGAGAGTCCGGTGGTGCCGGCGCGCCCGATCACCTGGCCCGCCCGGACCGGCTGGCCGGCGGTCACCGAGAACGCCGACAGGTGGCTGTAGGACGTGCTGAGCGGGGCGCCGCGGATGCGGCCGTGGTCGACGGTGAGCTGCAGCCCGTACGCCCCTCGCTCCCCGGCGTCGGTCACCCGCCCGGCGGCGGACGCGCGGATCGGTGCGCCGCATGCGGCGGCGACGTCGACGCCGTCGTGGAGTTTGCGCTCGCCGGTGATCGGATGCACCCGCATGCCGTACGGCGACGTGACGCGGGGCGCGGCGACCGGCCAGGCGAGCGCGCCCGACTGGGGTGGCTGCGACGGTGGTGGCGGCGGGTCGCCGGTGAGGGTGCGCGGGCCGAGCGGGAGCAGTCGCACCGGTCCGCTGCCGACCAGCGCGAGCGGATCGGTGTACTCCTCGCCCTCGCGCGCGCCCCAGTGCAGGCAGGCGGCGGGCGCACAGTGGCTGCCGGCCGACTCGAGGACGCCGATCGGCTGGCCCGCACCGACGTCATCGCCGACGCCGACGGTAGGAGTGACGGGCTCGTAGGTGGTGCGCAGTGTGCCGTGATCGATGACGACGACGCCGCGGCCGGCGATCGGGCCGGCGTACGTGACGGTGCCGGGGCCGGCGGCGCGGACCTCGGCGCCAGCGGTCGCCGCGAGGTCGACGCCGCGGTGGCCGGCGGACCAGGCGTGCTCCGGCGGATCGAACCCGTTGACGACCTAGGCCGGCCCACCCGGTGGGCCGACGGGATAGACCCAGTCGGCGTTCGTCGGCGGCATCGAGGGGAGACCGGTAGGCGGTGCAGGGCTGGACGGCGCTCTCGGAGCGATGCCGGTCGATGCGACGACGAAGGGGGTCGCGGGGTGCGGATTGGCGGCGGACGCGGGGGCGGTTCGAATTGGCGTGGCGGCGGCGGGCAACGCGGGGTGCGGCGGGGAGACGGATGGCGGTGGGCCGACGGCGGCCGGGGCGGCCGCGGGTGGCGGGCCGACGGCGGCGGGAGACGCAGTGGACGGAGGGCTGAGCGCGGCCGGTAGCGCGGCGTCGGGTGGCGGGCTGCTGATGGTCGGCGGGGTGGCGGGCGCGAGGGCGGTTCGGGCTGACGCGGCGTCGTGGGGGAACGCGGAGTGCTGGGGCGGTAGGCCGCTGGGGGCTGGGGCGAGGGCGGGGACGAGGGCGGCGAGGGCGAGGACGGAGGCGAGAAGAGGGGTCATGTCTGCGAGCCAACGCGGCGAGCCGGGGCGGCGCAGCGGGGCGGAGCGGATTTGGGGACAAGTCGGCGACTTGAAGAGGGCTGTGGACAACGCGGGCGCCAGCGACACGCCGGGCGATCCGCTCACAGGTACATCACGAAGTCGCAACGAAGGCGGGGCGGCGCGGGGCTCGACTGGACGACCCCACCCCCTGGGCCGGAAGGGTCGAGGGTGAGACCGGTGTGACGAAGCGCGACGTGAATGATGCGAGCAGACGGGTATGGGTGCTGATATGAATCGTGGCAAGGTCCTTGGTCATGCGGTCGCTCTTGCGGTGATCGCGCTGGTCAGCGCGGGTTGTGGCGGCGGTGACGACGTCGACGTGGACGATCCGGCGGGCGGCGGCGAGACCGGCGCGGGCGACAACGAGGGCAGCGACGGCGGCGACGGCGCCTCGGACGGCGGCACCCTCATCGCGGCGATCTCCGCGCAGCCGGACCAATTCGACCCGCACAAGACCCAGGCCTACGCCAGCTTCCAGATCCTCGAGAACGTCTACGACACCCTCGTCGTGCCGGACGCGGAGGGGGAGTTCCAGCCCAGCCTCGCGACCGAGTGGACGACCAGCGAGGACGGCCTGACGTGGACCTTCACCCTGCGTGAGGGGGTCACGTTCCACGACGGCAGCACCTTCGAGGCGGCCGACGTCGTCTACTCGTACAACCGCATCATCAACGAGCAGCTGGCCAACGCCTACCGGTTCGCCAGCGTCGCGAGCGTCGAGGCGACCGACCCGCAGACGGTCACCATCACGCTGACCGCGCCCACCCCGGCGCTCCTGGACAACATCGGCGGCTTCAAGGGCATGTCGATCATCCCCGAGGGCGCGGCGGAACAGACCGACCTCGCGACGACCGCCGTCGGCACCGGGCCGTTCACGCTCGTGGAGGCCGGCGCCAACGGCGTCACACTGGCCCGCTACGACGACTACTGGGGCGACCCCGCGCTCGTCGACGGCGTGGAGTTCCAGTACGTCAGCGAGCCGGCGGCGGCCCTGACGGCGCTGCGCTCCGGCGACGTGCACTGGACGGACAACGTGCCGCCGCAGGACATCGAGGGGCTGCAGGACGACGAGGACGTCGAGCTGGGCGTCACGCCGAGCGTCGACTACTGGTACCTCGCGATGAACCAGACGAAGCCGCCGTTCGACAACCGCGACTTCCGCCGCGGCGTCGCCTTCGGCATCGACCGCGACGAGGTGACGGAGGCGGCCAGGTTCGGCGCGGCGACGACGAACCAGACGGCGATCCCGGAGCAGAGCCGCTGGTACCACGAGTACGCCCCGTTCGAGCACGACCCCGACCAGGCAGCAGAACTCATCGAGGCCAACGCCGCGGCCAGCCCCCAGCCCATGGCGCTCATGGTCACCGACGAGTACCCCGAGACCGTCCAGGCCGCCCAGGTGATCCAGGCGCAGCTGGCCGAGGTCGGCGTCGAGATCGGCATCGAGCAGGAGGCGTTCGCCACCTGGCTGGACCGTCAGGCCGCCGGCGACTACGACGCGTTCCTGCTCGGCTGGCTGGGCAACCTGGACCCGTTCGGCTTCTACCACGCCCAGCACGTCTGCGAGGGCACCTCGAACTTCCAGGGCTACTGCAACCCCGAGGTCGACGACCTGCTGAACCAGGCGGCGGCCGAGACCGACCAGGACGCCCGCAAGACGCTCTACGACCAGGCGGCCGAGCTGATCGTCGACGACGTCAGTTACCTGTACCTGTACAACCCCGACGTCGTGCAGGCGTGGGCGCCGGGCCTGGAGGGTTACGAGATCCGTGCGGACAAGGCGATCAACTTCGAGACCGTGAGGCTGCCGGAGTGACGCGGTACGCGCTGCGGCGGCTGGCTCAGTCGGTCGCGGTGCTGCTCGGCGTCAGCGTGCTGGTCTTCGCGATCATGCAGCTGGTGCCGGGCGACCCGATCCGCGCCGCGCTCGGCCAGCAGGCCGACCCGGCGACGTACGAGGCGCTGCGCGAGCGCGCGGGCCTGGACGACCCCGTGCCCGTGCAGTTCTTCACCTGGATCGGCAACGCGGCGATCGGCGACTTCGGGGTCAGCTTCCGCACCGGCGAGACGGTGCTGTCGCTGATCCTGGAGCGCCTGCCGGCGACGCTGAGCCTCGCCGTCGCGGCGATCATCGTGGCGCTGCTGATCGCGATCCCGCTCGGCACGCTCTCGGCGCTCAACCCGCGCAAGCCGGTCGACTGGTTCGCCAGCCTGTCCAGCCAGGCCGGGCTGAGCGTGCCGGACTTCTGGCTCGGCATCCTGCTCATCCTGGTGTTCGCCGGGACGCTGGGCTGGCTGCCGTCGGCCGGCTACGTCCCGCTGACGGAGGACCCGGTCGAGTGGGCGCGGCACCTGATCCTGCCGGCCATCGCCGCGGGCGTGTCCAGCGGCGCCATCCTGACCCGGTTCGTCCGCTCGTCGGTCCTGGAGTCGCTCGGCCAGGACCACGTGCGGACCGCCCGGGCGAAGGGCATGCGGGCCCGGGACGTGCTGACGTGGCACGTGTTGCGCAATGCGCTGGTCCCGCTGGTGACGGTGGGCGGCGTCCAGCTCGCGTACCTGCTGTCTGGCGTCGTCGTGGTCGAGTACGTGTTCGCCTGGCCGGGGCTCGGGCAGCTGGCCTTCCAGGCGGTCGAGTCGCGCGACTACCCGGTGCTGCAGGGCACGGTCCTGCTGTTCGCCGTCATCTTCCTGCTGGTCAACCTGGTCGTGGACCTCGCATACGCACGGCTGGACCCGCGCATCACGTACAGGAGCGCGCGATGAGAGCCGCCGAGACGCTCAAACTGCTGTTCCGCGGCCCGACGGCGATCGTGGCGGCCGCGGTGCTGGTCGTCCTGATCGTGACGGCGTTCCTCGGCGAGCAGCTGGCGCCGTACTCCGCCACCGCGACCGACGTCAGCAACAGGCTGCAGGGCCCCAGCGGCGACCACTGGTTCGGCACCGACGAGCTCGGCCGCGACGTGCTGTCGCGGGTGATCCTGGGCGCGGAGGTGTCGCTGCGCGTCGGCGCCGTCGCCGTCGGGATCTCGCTGGTCGCGGGCGTGCTGATCGGCCTGCTGGCCGGCTACTACGGCCGCTGGGTCGACGACGTGCTGATGCGGCTGTCGGACGTGCTGTTCGCATTCCCGGCGATGCTGATGGCGATCGCGGTGCTGGCGATCCTCGGGCCCGGCTCGACGAACGCGATGATCGCGATCGGCATCGTCTACACCCCGATCTTCGCCCGCATCACCCGGGCCAGCGTGCTCAGCGTCCGCGAGGAGGTCTACGTGAAGGCGGCCCGCTCGGCCGGCGCCGGCGACCTGCGCATCATCGGCCGGCACGTGCTGCCGAACGTGACGGCGCCGATCATCGTCCAGACGTCGATCAGCCTGGCGTTCGCGATCCTCTCCGAGGCGGCGCTGAGCTTCGTCGGCCTCGGCACCCAGCCGCCGGACCCGTCGTGGGGCCGCATGCTGGCCGAGGGCCGCGGCTTCGTGGAACAGGCCTGGTGGATGGCGGTCTTCCCGGGCCTGGCGATCTTCGTGACGGTGCTCGCGTTCAACGTGCTGGGCGACGCGCTGCGCGACGTGCTCGATCCGCGTCAACGTCAGGCGATGGCCGGAACCGGGGTGAGCGCATGACGGCGCCGCTGCTCACCGTCGACGACCTGCACGTCGCGTTCCGCACCCGCCGCGGTCCCGCCCGCGTCGTCAACGGGCTCTCGTTCGAGCTGCACCCGGGCCGCACGCTCGCCGTCGTCGGGGAGTCGGGGTCGGGCAAGAGCGTCAGCTCGCTGGCGCTGCTCGGCCTGCTGCCCGGCACCGCCGACGTCAGCGGCAGCGCGATCTTCGACGGCGACGAGCTGATCGGCCGGTCCGAGGAGGAGCTGCGTAAGGTCCGCGGCGCCGGCATCGGCGTCGTCTTCCAGGACCCGATGACCTCGCTCAACCCCGTGCTGACGATCGAGCGGCAGATCGGCGAGGCGCTGCGGGCGCACGAGAAGGTGTCCGACGACGGCGTCCGCTCCCGCGCCGCGGAGCTGCTCACCGAGGTCGGCATCCCCGACGCGCCCGGCCGGCTGCGCGCGTTTCCGCACCAGCTGTCCGGCGGCATGCGCCAGCGGGTGATGATCGCGATCGCGCTGGCCGGCAACCCGAAGGTGCTGATCGCCGACGAGGCCACGACGGCGCTCGACGTCACCGTCCAGGCGCAGATCCTGGAGCTGATCGAGAAGCTGCAGGACGAGCACGGGATGGGCGTCGTCTGGATCACCCACGACCTCGGCGTCGTCGCGGGCATCGCCGACCACGTCGTCGTCATGTACGCCGGCCGCTGCGTCGAGGAGGGCGCCGTCGACGAGCTGTTCGGCCGGCCCGCGCACCCGTACACGCGCGGGCTGCTCGGCGCGCTGCCGGTGGTGGACGACCCGCGGCCGGCGCGCGAGCGGGACGAGCTGGTGACGATGCCGGGCCTGCCGCCCGACCCGGTCGCCCTGCCGCCCGGCTGCGCCTTCCACCCCCGCTGCCCAGTGCGCGCCGACGCCCGCTGCGCGACCGAGCCGCCGCCGTTGAGTCCCGTGCCCGGCAGCGCTGCCGAGCACCGGGCGGCGACGTTCTACGCGGGGGAGGTGGCCGGCCGATGAGCGACGTGCTGCTGCGCGCCTCGGACCTGCGCGTTCACTTCGGCCCGGTGCGCGCCGTCGACGGCGTCGACCTCGAGGTCCGCCGCGGCGAGACGCTGGGGTTGGTGGGCGAGTCCGGGTGCGGCAAGTCGACGCTGGGCAACGCCCTGCTGCGGCTGGTCGAGCCGACGGGCGGGACGGTGGAGTTCGACGGCCTGGACGTGACGGCGGCCGGACGGCGCGAGCTGCGGGCGCTGCGCCGGCGCACGGCGATGATCTTCCAGGACCCGTACGCGTCGCTGGACCCCCGGCGCACCGTCGCCGAGTCGATCGGCGAGCCGCTGGCGATCCACAAGCTGCACCGCGGACGGGCGGCGCGGCGGGCCCGCGTCGGCGAGCTGATGGAGGTCGTCGGGCTGAACCCGGACCACGGCAGCCGCTACCCGCACGAGTTCTCCGGCGGCCAGCGGCAGCGGGTCGGCATCGCGCGGGCGCTGGCCGGCGAGCCGGAGTTCGTCGTGTGCGACGAGCCGATCGCCTCGCTCGACGTGTCCGTGCAGGCGCAGGTGGTGAACCTGCTGGTGCGGCTGCAGCGCGAGTTCGGGCTGACCTACCTGTTCGTCTCGCACGACCTCGCGGCCGTGCGGCAGGTGGCCGACCGCGTCGCCGTCATGTACCTGGGCCGTGTGGTCGAGCTCGGCGCCGGGGCCTCGGTGTCGTCCGCGCCCGCGCACCCGTACACGGAGGCGCTGGTGTCGGCCGTCCCGGTGCCGGAGCCCGGTCGCGAGCGGACGCGGCAGCGGATCGTCCTGACCGGGGACGTGCCGAGCCCGGCCGACCCGCCGTCGGGCTGCCGGTTCCGGACCCGCTGCCCGAAGGCGTTCGAGCCGTGCCCGGACCACGACCCCGTCCTGCAGCCGGCCGGGCCGGAGCAGGCCGCGGCCTGCCACCTGCACGGCGTCACGGACCGGTGACGAGCTCCGCGACGGGACGGGGCGCCTTCGCGGCCGACCGCCGCCACCACAGCAGCCCGGCGACCACACCGACCAGCAGCAGCGCGCCGGCCGCGATCAGCAGCGGCAGCGCCGACGAGGTGCCGTCGCCGCCGGCGAAGTCCCACGGCTGGGTCGCGGTGCCGGCGGTGAACAGCGTCTGGGCGTCCGATCCCTCGGTGGAGACCACGGTCCGGTAGCTCTCGTTGAGGTCGGTCAACGCCGACACCGTCAGCTCCACCTCGGCGACCGGCGCGGCGCAGTCGTACACCAGCCGCGCGCCCTCTCCCAGCGGGTCGACGGTCTCGACGCGGCCCGCGCAGGCGGCGCCGTCCTGCGCGACGGTCAGGTGCTGGAGCAGGTAGTCGGCGACGCCGGGGGAGCGGGCGAGCAGCTCGGCCCCGGTCAGCGCGTCGGCGCCGGGCACGTCGAACGCGCCGACGTGCTCGCCCAGCGACACCCAGTCGTCGTCGGCGGCGACCCACTGCAGGGTGACCTGGTCGCCGTCGGCGCTGAGGGTGGCGACCAGCGGCGGGCCGAACGGGTGGGCGGGCAGCACGTCCGGCAGCCAACCGCACGCCCGTGAACCCGCGGTGAACGCCCGGGGTCCTGTTGAAAACCGATGATCATCAACCTTCTGTGTCGCCCCGGCAGCTCACAAGGTTGATGATCATGGGCGGGACGAGGTGGAGACCGGGTGCGTGCGTCCCGTACACTTGTGAACGGCCCAGTTTCCCTGGGTCAAATTCGCGTGCCCTGAGCACGGTCATCGTCGTCGGTCCTGACGTGCGCATTCGAGCGGACGGCGGGTGGCGGTGGGCCGGTGGGCACCAGGCGCGGCGGCCGACCACCGTCGCGATGAACCGGAACGACGCATCGGGCGCAAGCGACCGGTGCGAGAGGAGGGGACGAGGCCATGGCCGTCGTCACCATGCGTCAGCTGCTCGAGAGCGGCGTGCACTTCGGGCACCAGACCCGCCGCTGGAACCCGAAGATGAAGCGCTTCATCTTCACCGAGCGCAACGGCATCTACATCATCGACCTGCAGCAGTCGCTGTCCTACATCGACCGCGCCTACGAGTTCGTCAAGGAGACCGTCGCCCACGGCGGCACGGTGCTCTTCGTCGGCACGAAGAAGCAGGCCCAGGAGGCCGTGCGCGAGCAGGCCACCCGCGTCAACATGCCCTACGTCACCGAGCGGTGGCTGGGCGGCATGCTGACCAACTTCCAGACCGTCAACAAGCGGCTGCAGCGGCTGAAGGAGCTCGAGGAGCTCGACTTCGACGACGTCGCCGGCTCGGGTCTGACGAAGAAGGAGCTTCTCATGCGCAAGCGTGAGAAGGACAAGCTCGAGCGCACGCTCGGCGGCGTGCGCAACATGGCCAAGGTGCCCAGCGCGGTGTGGATCGTCGACACCAAGAAGGAGCACCTGGCCGTCGACGAGGCCCGCAAGCTCGGCATCCCGATCGTGGCCATCCTCGACACCAACTGCGACCCCGACGAGGTCGACTTCCCGATCCCGGGCAACGACGACGCCATCCGCGCGGTCAGCCTGCTGACCCGCGTCGTCGCCGACTCCGTCGCCGACGGCCTGCTGGGCCGCTCGGGTCAGCGGGGCGAGGCGGCCGAGGGCGCCGAGCTGGCGTCCGACGAGCCGCTGGCCGAGTGGGAGAAGGAGCTGCTCCAGTCGCAGCCCGTCGCCGAGGCGCCGGCCGCCGAGGCGCCGGCCGCCGAGGCGGTTCCGGCTCCCGAGGCCGACGCGCCCGCCGAGGCCCCTGCGGCCGAGGCTCCCGCTGCCGAGGCGCCGGCCGCTGAGGCCCCCGCTGCCGAGGCGCCGGCCGCCGACGAGCCGGCCACCGACGAGCCGGCCACCGACGAGCCGGCCGCCGAGCCGGTCGCGGACGCC
Protein-coding sequences here:
- a CDS encoding M23 family metallopeptidase, which translates into the protein MRLLPLGPRTLTGDPPPPPSQPPQSGALAWPVAAPRVTSPYGMRVHPITGERKLHDGVDVAAACGAPIRASAAGRVTDAGERGAYGLQLTVDHGRIRGAPLSTSYSHLSAFSVTAGQPVRAGQVIGRAGTTGLSTGCHLHFMLYAAGRVTDPVPWLPAASAATSYLAKAARPEYRR
- a CDS encoding ABC transporter substrate-binding protein, which produces MNRGKVLGHAVALAVIALVSAGCGGGDDVDVDDPAGGGETGAGDNEGSDGGDGASDGGTLIAAISAQPDQFDPHKTQAYASFQILENVYDTLVVPDAEGEFQPSLATEWTTSEDGLTWTFTLREGVTFHDGSTFEAADVVYSYNRIINEQLANAYRFASVASVEATDPQTVTITLTAPTPALLDNIGGFKGMSIIPEGAAEQTDLATTAVGTGPFTLVEAGANGVTLARYDDYWGDPALVDGVEFQYVSEPAAALTALRSGDVHWTDNVPPQDIEGLQDDEDVELGVTPSVDYWYLAMNQTKPPFDNRDFRRGVAFGIDRDEVTEAARFGAATTNQTAIPEQSRWYHEYAPFEHDPDQAAELIEANAAASPQPMALMVTDEYPETVQAAQVIQAQLAEVGVEIGIEQEAFATWLDRQAAGDYDAFLLGWLGNLDPFGFYHAQHVCEGTSNFQGYCNPEVDDLLNQAAAETDQDARKTLYDQAAELIVDDVSYLYLYNPDVVQAWAPGLEGYEIRADKAINFETVRLPE
- a CDS encoding ABC transporter permease — protein: MTRYALRRLAQSVAVLLGVSVLVFAIMQLVPGDPIRAALGQQADPATYEALRERAGLDDPVPVQFFTWIGNAAIGDFGVSFRTGETVLSLILERLPATLSLAVAAIIVALLIAIPLGTLSALNPRKPVDWFASLSSQAGLSVPDFWLGILLILVFAGTLGWLPSAGYVPLTEDPVEWARHLILPAIAAGVSSGAILTRFVRSSVLESLGQDHVRTARAKGMRARDVLTWHVLRNALVPLVTVGGVQLAYLLSGVVVVEYVFAWPGLGQLAFQAVESRDYPVLQGTVLLFAVIFLLVNLVVDLAYARLDPRITYRSAR
- a CDS encoding ABC transporter ATP-binding protein; translated protein: MSDVLLRASDLRVHFGPVRAVDGVDLEVRRGETLGLVGESGCGKSTLGNALLRLVEPTGGTVEFDGLDVTAAGRRELRALRRRTAMIFQDPYASLDPRRTVAESIGEPLAIHKLHRGRAARRARVGELMEVVGLNPDHGSRYPHEFSGGQRQRVGIARALAGEPEFVVCDEPIASLDVSVQAQVVNLLVRLQREFGLTYLFVSHDLAAVRQVADRVAVMYLGRVVELGAGASVSSAPAHPYTEALVSAVPVPEPGRERTRQRIVLTGDVPSPADPPSGCRFRTRCPKAFEPCPDHDPVLQPAGPEQAAACHLHGVTDR
- the rpsB gene encoding 30S ribosomal protein S2, which gives rise to MAVVTMRQLLESGVHFGHQTRRWNPKMKRFIFTERNGIYIIDLQQSLSYIDRAYEFVKETVAHGGTVLFVGTKKQAQEAVREQATRVNMPYVTERWLGGMLTNFQTVNKRLQRLKELEELDFDDVAGSGLTKKELLMRKREKDKLERTLGGVRNMAKVPSAVWIVDTKKEHLAVDEARKLGIPIVAILDTNCDPDEVDFPIPGNDDAIRAVSLLTRVVADSVADGLLGRSGQRGEAAEGAELASDEPLAEWEKELLQSQPVAEAPAAEAPAAEAVPAPEADAPAEAPAAEAPAAEAPAAEAPAAEAPAADEPATDEPATDEPAAEPVADAAAEAPADEPATQQA
- a CDS encoding ABC transporter permease; this encodes MRAAETLKLLFRGPTAIVAAAVLVVLIVTAFLGEQLAPYSATATDVSNRLQGPSGDHWFGTDELGRDVLSRVILGAEVSLRVGAVAVGISLVAGVLIGLLAGYYGRWVDDVLMRLSDVLFAFPAMLMAIAVLAILGPGSTNAMIAIGIVYTPIFARITRASVLSVREEVYVKAARSAGAGDLRIIGRHVLPNVTAPIIVQTSISLAFAILSEAALSFVGLGTQPPDPSWGRMLAEGRGFVEQAWWMAVFPGLAIFVTVLAFNVLGDALRDVLDPRQRQAMAGTGVSA
- a CDS encoding ABC transporter ATP-binding protein, which codes for MTAPLLTVDDLHVAFRTRRGPARVVNGLSFELHPGRTLAVVGESGSGKSVSSLALLGLLPGTADVSGSAIFDGDELIGRSEEELRKVRGAGIGVVFQDPMTSLNPVLTIERQIGEALRAHEKVSDDGVRSRAAELLTEVGIPDAPGRLRAFPHQLSGGMRQRVMIAIALAGNPKVLIADEATTALDVTVQAQILELIEKLQDEHGMGVVWITHDLGVVAGIADHVVVMYAGRCVEEGAVDELFGRPAHPYTRGLLGALPVVDDPRPARERDELVTMPGLPPDPVALPPGCAFHPRCPVRADARCATEPPPLSPVPGSAAEHRAATFYAGEVAGR